A single genomic interval of Devosia oryziradicis harbors:
- a CDS encoding asparaginase: MEANPILAEAVRGNWVENRHRGAYVVVDADGTIIASGGDIERAVFPRSAIKSMQALPIFARQAEGKFHHTEEELALACASHHGEEVHVATANGLLTRIGLSAADLECGAHAPTNAASREALRAAGAEPSPLHNNCSGKHSGMLSVALAMGVPTAGYVSREHEVQKVVRAAVEAVIGESLTDGKCGTDGCSIPTFAAPLRAFAYGFARMSTGKGLPADLAAAAQRLFNAATTHPHLVAGTGHPDTLLMQAFKGRLMQKGGAEGVQCGAIRDKGWGYALKCDDGNMAASHAMLAGVLRRFADPDANQLALIETLAHQPIKNVRGAEVGEMRSVD; encoded by the coding sequence AACTGGGTCGAAAACCGCCACCGTGGCGCCTATGTGGTCGTCGATGCCGATGGCACGATCATCGCCTCGGGCGGCGATATCGAGCGTGCGGTCTTTCCGCGGTCCGCCATCAAGTCCATGCAGGCTTTGCCGATCTTCGCGCGCCAGGCCGAGGGCAAGTTCCATCACACCGAAGAGGAGCTGGCGCTGGCCTGCGCCAGCCATCACGGCGAGGAGGTCCACGTCGCCACCGCCAACGGATTGCTGACCCGGATCGGGCTCTCCGCCGCCGATCTCGAATGTGGCGCCCATGCCCCAACCAATGCCGCGTCGCGCGAGGCACTGCGGGCCGCCGGCGCGGAGCCGAGCCCCTTGCACAACAATTGCTCGGGCAAGCATTCCGGCATGCTGAGCGTGGCCCTGGCCATGGGCGTACCCACCGCGGGCTATGTCAGCCGGGAGCACGAAGTACAGAAGGTGGTTCGCGCCGCCGTCGAAGCGGTCATCGGCGAGAGCCTGACCGATGGCAAGTGCGGCACCGATGGCTGTTCGATCCCCACTTTCGCCGCGCCCCTGCGCGCCTTTGCCTATGGTTTCGCCCGCATGTCGACCGGCAAGGGGTTGCCCGCGGATCTGGCCGCGGCCGCACAGCGGCTGTTTAACGCGGCCACCACCCACCCGCACCTGGTGGCTGGCACCGGCCACCCCGATACGCTGCTGATGCAGGCATTCAAGGGCCGGTTGATGCAGAAGGGCGGCGCCGAAGGCGTGCAGTGCGGCGCCATCAGGGACAAGGGCTGGGGCTATGCCCTCAAATGCGACGACGGCAACATGGCGGCATCCCATGCCATGCTCGCTGGCGTGCTGCGTAGATTTGCCGATCCGGATGCAAACCAGCTGGCGCTGATCGAAACGCTCGCCCACCAGCCCATCAAGAATGTGCGCGGCGCCGAAGTGGGCGAGATGCGGTCGGTCGACTAG
- a CDS encoding S9 family peptidase, whose product MTKAAPPVAATKPHVVTFHNIRRDDPYHWLRADNWQEVMQKPETLDAEIRAYLEAENAFYEAEFGEPTKALQDTIYKEIRGRIKEDDSGIASPDGPYAYNSRMLEGKQYPLIVRTPRNGGPETVLLDCNVEAHDAYFGFAGAEHDRSHRFLAWAADRAGSEYYDIVIRDIETGVDSAEVIKETAGSYVWSNDSKAIYYTEYDDNHRPYRVRLHVIGTDQANDPIVFEEQDPGFFVGVGRTLSDKFIVIDAHDHQTSECWLIDAEHGGEPRLVAPRVTDREYDIDERDGMLFIRTNADGAEDFKVVTAPVDNPGAENWTDLVPHNQGVLILDTIVIRNHLLRLERHDGLPRIVVRDLRTNREETVKFDEEAYSLGMSVGYEFDTSVFRLTYSSPTTPSRTYDVDLETGTRTLLKEQEVPSGHNSDDYETRRLFAPAPDGELVPVTVLYRKGTRLDGSAPALLYGYGAYGMSMPSSFSISALSLVDRGFIHATAHIRGGMEKGYRWYVQGRRENKTNTFTDFIAAAEMLVDRGYTAKGRIVAQGGSAGGMLMGAIANLRPDLWGGIIAQVPFVDVLNTMLDETLPLTPPEWPEWGNPLASAEDYARIAAYAPYEQVAAKDYPPIFALAGLTDPRVTYWEPAKWVARLRATKTGTAPLYLKTNMGAGHGGASGRFDRLKETAECYAFALNAVGLEGSFPSN is encoded by the coding sequence ATGACCAAAGCCGCCCCGCCCGTTGCAGCCACCAAGCCGCATGTCGTCACGTTCCACAATATCCGGCGCGATGACCCCTATCACTGGCTGCGGGCCGACAACTGGCAGGAGGTGATGCAGAAGCCCGAGACGCTGGACGCGGAAATCCGTGCCTATCTCGAAGCGGAAAATGCTTTCTACGAAGCCGAATTCGGCGAGCCGACCAAGGCGCTGCAGGACACGATCTACAAGGAAATCCGTGGCCGCATCAAAGAGGATGATAGCGGCATTGCCTCGCCCGACGGCCCCTACGCCTATAATTCGCGCATGCTCGAGGGCAAGCAGTACCCACTGATCGTGCGCACCCCGCGCAACGGCGGGCCCGAAACGGTGCTGCTCGACTGCAATGTGGAAGCCCACGACGCCTATTTCGGCTTTGCCGGCGCCGAACACGATCGTTCGCACCGCTTCCTCGCCTGGGCGGCCGACCGCGCCGGCTCGGAATATTATGACATCGTCATCCGCGATATCGAGACCGGCGTCGACAGCGCCGAGGTCATCAAGGAAACCGCCGGCTCCTATGTTTGGAGCAATGACAGCAAGGCAATCTACTATACCGAATATGATGACAACCACCGCCCCTACAGGGTGCGCCTGCATGTCATCGGCACCGACCAGGCCAACGATCCCATCGTCTTCGAAGAGCAGGATCCGGGCTTCTTCGTCGGCGTGGGCCGCACGCTCAGCGACAAGTTCATCGTCATCGATGCGCATGACCACCAGACATCGGAATGCTGGCTTATCGATGCCGAGCACGGTGGCGAGCCGCGGCTTGTGGCGCCCCGGGTCACCGACCGCGAATACGACATCGATGAGCGCGATGGCATGCTCTTTATCCGGACCAATGCCGATGGCGCAGAGGACTTCAAGGTCGTTACCGCGCCGGTGGACAATCCGGGCGCCGAGAACTGGACGGACCTGGTGCCGCATAACCAGGGCGTGCTGATCCTTGATACCATTGTCATCCGCAACCATTTGCTGCGCCTCGAGCGGCATGATGGCCTGCCGCGCATCGTCGTCCGCGACCTCAGGACCAACAGGGAAGAGACGGTCAAGTTCGACGAGGAAGCCTATTCGCTGGGTATGTCGGTCGGTTACGAGTTCGACACCTCGGTGTTCCGCCTCACCTATTCGTCGCCCACGACGCCGTCGCGGACCTATGACGTCGATCTCGAAACCGGCACGCGGACCTTGCTCAAGGAGCAGGAAGTGCCCTCGGGCCACAATTCCGATGACTACGAGACGCGCCGTCTGTTCGCACCCGCTCCTGATGGCGAACTGGTGCCGGTCACCGTGCTCTACCGCAAGGGCACTAGGCTCGATGGTTCTGCCCCAGCTTTGCTCTACGGCTATGGCGCCTATGGCATGTCCATGCCGTCGTCCTTCTCGATTTCGGCGCTGTCGCTCGTCGATCGCGGCTTCATCCACGCCACGGCGCATATCCGCGGCGGCATGGAGAAGGGCTATCGCTGGTATGTGCAGGGCCGGCGCGAGAACAAGACCAACACCTTCACCGATTTCATCGCCGCCGCCGAAATGCTGGTCGATCGCGGCTACACGGCCAAGGGGCGTATCGTCGCCCAGGGCGGCTCGGCAGGCGGCATGCTGATGGGTGCCATTGCCAATCTGCGGCCGGACCTGTGGGGCGGCATCATCGCGCAAGTGCCGTTCGTCGACGTGCTCAACACGATGCTGGACGAGACCCTGCCGCTGACGCCGCCCGAATGGCCTGAATGGGGCAATCCCCTGGCTTCGGCGGAAGACTATGCCCGTATCGCCGCCTATGCGCCATACGAGCAGGTGGCGGCCAAGGACTATCCGCCCATCTTTGCGCTGGCGGGGCTGACCGATCCGCGCGTCACCTACTGGGAGCCGGCCAAGTGGGTGGCCCGGTTGCGGGCAACCAAGACCGGCACGGCGCCATTGTATCTCAAGACCAATATGGGCGCCGGCCACGGCGGCGCCTCGGGGCGGTTCGACCGGCTGAAGGAAACTGCCGAATGCTACGCCTTTGCGCTGAACGCGGTTGGTTTGGAAGGATCGTTCCCGTCCAACTGA
- a CDS encoding superoxide dismutase: MSTKFTLPPLPYAYDALGPYMSAETLEFHHDKHHQAYVTNGEKLLEGSGLEILPLEDIVKESYGKNAGLFNNAGQHYNHVHFWNWMKPNGGGKSLPAKLQAAIDSDLGGFDKFRADFIAAGTTQFGSGWAWLSFKNGKLEVTKTPNGESPLVHGGKPILGVDVWEHSYYIDYRNARPKYLEAWFDNLVNWEHVEHMFEEARG, translated from the coding sequence ATGTCCACCAAGTTCACCCTGCCGCCCCTGCCCTATGCCTATGATGCACTGGGCCCCTACATGTCGGCGGAAACGCTCGAATTCCACCACGACAAACACCACCAGGCCTATGTGACCAATGGCGAGAAGCTGCTGGAAGGCTCGGGCCTCGAAATCCTGCCGCTGGAGGACATCGTCAAGGAGAGCTACGGCAAGAATGCCGGCCTCTTCAACAATGCCGGCCAGCACTACAATCACGTGCATTTCTGGAACTGGATGAAGCCCAATGGCGGCGGCAAGAGCCTGCCGGCCAAGCTGCAGGCGGCCATCGATTCCGACCTGGGCGGCTTTGACAAGTTCCGCGCCGATTTCATCGCCGCCGGCACCACCCAGTTCGGTTCGGGCTGGGCCTGGCTGTCGTTCAAGAACGGCAAGCTCGAAGTCACCAAGACCCCGAACGGCGAGTCGCCGCTGGTCCATGGCGGCAAGCCGATCCTGGGCGTCGACGTATGGGAACACTCCTATTACATCGACTACCGCAATGCCCGGCCGAAGTATCTTGAGGCCTGGTTCGACAACCTGGTGAACTGGGAGCATGTCGAGCACATGTTCGAGGAGGCCCGCGGCTAA
- a CDS encoding TIGR03808 family TAT-translocated repetitive protein — protein MAAVPARAQGSLDSIMAGLVPDSEADQSQILQDAIDHAVGSGQPLRLPPGNIRAQGLNLPWGLVMEGVPTLSSITPHPDKGNFAIASIYERGSVLFRDITFYGNAASGGEPASLFSFEYTDDVVFERCSFREVSGSAITSYDAGLIVRDCEFSDIGDAAIHSMDGRGHTIAGNRIARCGNAGIRIWRGESGPDASIITGNRISDIDWKGGGNGQNGNGINIYKADEVIIADNHIADCAFTAIRLNATKNTQVSGNTCLRSGEVAIFSEFEFSGSVIASNIVDGAATGISITNLDSGGQLAVCQGNIVRNIAPASAVNPDTIPIGIFAEAETAITGNTVQGVPGIAIAAGYGTFLRNVLISGNVVSESDIGIGVSVVDEAGPVQIGSNAIAALQHAMVGLAWTDVVETDLAANAGRYPNVTISF, from the coding sequence ATGGCAGCCGTCCCCGCGCGCGCCCAGGGCAGCCTCGATTCCATCATGGCGGGCCTGGTGCCGGACTCCGAGGCCGATCAAAGCCAGATCCTGCAGGACGCAATCGACCATGCAGTCGGTTCCGGCCAACCGCTGCGCCTGCCGCCGGGCAATATCCGGGCCCAGGGACTGAACCTGCCCTGGGGGCTGGTCATGGAAGGCGTGCCGACGCTGTCGTCGATCACCCCGCATCCGGACAAAGGCAATTTCGCCATTGCCAGCATCTATGAGCGGGGCTCGGTGCTGTTTCGCGACATCACCTTCTATGGCAACGCGGCAAGTGGCGGCGAGCCGGCGAGCCTGTTCAGCTTTGAATATACCGACGACGTGGTGTTCGAGCGCTGCAGCTTCCGCGAGGTGTCGGGCAGCGCGATCACCAGCTATGATGCAGGCCTGATCGTCCGGGACTGCGAGTTCAGCGATATCGGCGACGCCGCCATTCACTCCATGGATGGGCGGGGACACACGATTGCGGGCAATCGCATCGCGCGGTGCGGCAATGCGGGCATCCGTATCTGGCGCGGCGAGAGTGGTCCGGATGCCTCGATCATCACAGGCAACCGCATCTCCGACATCGACTGGAAGGGTGGCGGGAACGGGCAGAACGGCAATGGCATCAATATCTACAAGGCGGACGAAGTCATCATCGCCGACAACCATATCGCCGATTGCGCCTTCACCGCCATTCGGCTGAACGCGACCAAAAATACGCAGGTGAGCGGCAATACCTGCCTGCGCTCGGGCGAGGTGGCGATTTTTTCGGAGTTCGAATTCTCCGGCTCGGTCATCGCCAGCAACATTGTCGACGGTGCCGCAACGGGCATTTCCATCACCAACCTGGACAGTGGCGGACAACTGGCCGTGTGCCAGGGCAATATCGTGCGCAACATCGCCCCGGCTTCGGCGGTAAATCCCGACACGATCCCGATCGGCATCTTTGCCGAGGCGGAAACCGCCATAACGGGCAACACGGTTCAAGGTGTGCCTGGCATCGCCATCGCCGCCGGCTACGGCACCTTCCTGCGCAATGTGCTGATCTCGGGCAACGTCGTCAGCGAAAGCGATATCGGCATCGGGGTCAGCGTGGTGGATGAAGCCGGGCCGGTCCAGATCGGCAGCAATGCGATCGCGGCGCTCCAGCATGCCATGGTCGGCCTCGCCTGGACAGACGTGGTCGAAACCGACCTCGCCGCCAATGCCGGGCGCTATCCGAATGTGACCATCAGCTTCTAG
- a CDS encoding response regulator has translation MSEPTKVVAIIAANTALSSLLAMVVAGDSRLRVRQFDSDIDLMAYMRIAPIDMLVCDFDREGRPAYEMVEAIRLNNALLSQEVPVIALTRTITPPMRHQAISAGIDEVIIKPMSPRHLLQRIQTRLRTRSVVGVLGGYRGPERRNRMPLPTPHPVPTRRSSDNVVPLFPDRRKPRQPGLDA, from the coding sequence GTGTCAGAGCCGACCAAGGTCGTTGCCATCATTGCGGCGAACACCGCACTATCGTCCTTGCTGGCGATGGTGGTGGCTGGGGACTCGCGCCTGCGGGTCAGGCAGTTCGATAGCGATATCGACCTGATGGCCTATATGCGCATCGCGCCGATCGACATGCTGGTGTGCGATTTCGACCGTGAGGGGCGTCCGGCCTATGAGATGGTGGAAGCCATTCGCCTCAACAATGCCCTGCTCAGCCAGGAAGTGCCGGTCATCGCCCTGACGCGCACCATTACTCCACCGATGCGCCACCAGGCCATCAGCGCCGGCATTGACGAAGTCATCATCAAGCCGATGTCGCCGCGCCACCTGCTGCAGCGCATCCAGACGCGGCTGCGGACACGCAGCGTCGTTGGCGTGCTCGGTGGCTATCGCGGGCCGGAGCGGCGCAACCGCATGCCGTTGCCCACACCCCATCCGGTGCCGACCCGCCGCAGCAGCGACAATGTGGTGCCGCTGTTTCCGGATCGGCGCAAGCCGCGCCAGCCGGGGTTGGACGCGTAA
- a CDS encoding helicase HerA-like domain-containing protein, whose amino-acid sequence MLVDDKIFLGTSTHPEYLALKYGNRHGLITGATGTGKTVTLQVLAEGFSAAGVPVFAADIKGDLSGVGKMGAAQGWQTQRAADIGFADFKDDVFPVVFWDLFGRQGHPIRATVSEMGALLLSRMLELNDTQEGVLNIAFKLADDEGLLLLDLKDLRALLVNIGERAKEISTRYGNVTTASIGSIQRALLVLEQQGAESFFGERALEIADLMRTDRDGRGFISILAADELMRAPRLYATFLLWMLSELFEELPEVGDPDKPKLVFFFDEAHLLFDDAPKVLIDKVEQVVRLVRSKGVGVYFVTQNPVDIPETVLAQLSNRVQHALRAYTPREQKAVRVAAETFRPNPDFSTEEVITQLGIGEALVSVLEAKGIPSVVGRTLIRPPSAQVGPLSPAERESIIASSPVAGLYDNPTDRESAFEILTRRARDRQLAEERQRQDDELRKAERTYQDDRPRRTSSRQTPAEAAMNSLARTVANRLGSALVRGILGGLKRGR is encoded by the coding sequence ATGCTCGTTGACGACAAGATTTTTCTCGGGACCAGCACCCACCCCGAATATCTGGCGCTCAAATACGGCAACCGGCACGGGCTCATCACCGGCGCCACCGGCACCGGCAAGACCGTGACCTTGCAGGTGCTGGCCGAAGGCTTTTCGGCCGCTGGCGTGCCCGTGTTCGCGGCCGACATCAAGGGCGACCTCAGCGGCGTCGGCAAGATGGGCGCGGCCCAGGGCTGGCAGACGCAACGGGCCGCCGACATCGGCTTCGCTGACTTCAAGGACGACGTGTTCCCGGTGGTCTTCTGGGACCTGTTCGGCCGGCAAGGACACCCGATTCGTGCCACCGTTTCCGAAATGGGCGCCTTGCTGCTCAGCCGCATGCTCGAGCTCAACGATACCCAGGAAGGCGTGCTGAACATCGCCTTCAAGCTGGCCGATGACGAGGGCCTGCTGCTGCTCGATCTCAAGGACCTGCGCGCGTTGCTGGTCAATATCGGCGAGCGGGCCAAGGAGATCTCGACCCGCTACGGCAACGTCACCACCGCCTCCATCGGCTCCATCCAGCGCGCTCTGCTGGTGCTCGAACAGCAGGGCGCCGAATCGTTCTTCGGTGAACGGGCGCTGGAGATTGCCGACCTGATGCGGACGGATCGCGACGGGCGCGGGTTCATCTCCATTCTCGCGGCTGACGAGCTGATGCGGGCGCCGCGGCTCTATGCGACTTTCCTGCTGTGGATGCTGAGCGAGCTGTTCGAGGAGCTTCCCGAGGTTGGTGACCCGGACAAGCCAAAGCTGGTCTTCTTCTTCGACGAAGCGCACCTGCTGTTCGATGATGCGCCCAAGGTGTTGATAGACAAGGTCGAGCAGGTCGTGCGCCTGGTGCGCTCCAAGGGCGTCGGCGTCTATTTCGTCACCCAGAACCCCGTCGACATCCCCGAGACCGTATTGGCGCAGCTCTCCAACCGGGTGCAGCATGCCCTGCGCGCCTACACGCCGCGGGAACAGAAGGCAGTGCGGGTTGCAGCGGAGACCTTCCGGCCCAATCCCGATTTCTCCACCGAAGAGGTCATCACCCAGCTGGGCATCGGCGAGGCACTGGTTTCGGTGCTCGAAGCCAAGGGCATTCCGTCCGTCGTCGGTCGCACGCTGATCCGTCCGCCATCGGCGCAGGTGGGGCCGCTCAGCCCGGCCGAGCGCGAATCAATCATTGCCAGTTCGCCGGTGGCCGGGCTTTACGACAATCCGACCGATCGCGAGTCGGCCTTTGAGATCCTGACCAGGCGCGCCCGCGACCGCCAGCTCGCAGAAGAACGGCAGCGGCAGGACGACGAGCTGCGCAAGGCCGAGCGGACCTACCAGGACGACCGCCCGCGCCGGACGTCGAGCCGACAGACACCGGCCGAGGCGGCGATGAACTCGCTGGCTCGCACGGTAGCCAATCGGCTTGGAAGCGCGCTGGTGCGGGGCATTCTCGGCGGTCTGAAGCGGGGGCGATGA